In Blautia sp. SC05B48, a single genomic region encodes these proteins:
- a CDS encoding ABC transporter ATP-binding protein, translated as MFLEIKGIKKSFGAGESHVDVLKGIDLEIEKGEFCVLLGPSGSGKSTLLNIIGGIDGADAGSITIQGEQLEDMNEKKLSLYRRKHLGYIFQMYNLIPNLTVRENIEVGAYLSDRPLDVDELLETLGLYEHQRKFPNQLSGGQQQRTAIGRAIVKNPDILLCDEPTGALDYNTSKEILKLIETVNHKYGNTIVMVTHNDGIKDMADRVVKLRDGMIRRNYQNEQKIPAADLEW; from the coding sequence ATGTTTCTGGAGATAAAAGGAATCAAAAAATCCTTCGGGGCAGGAGAGAGCCATGTAGATGTTCTGAAGGGGATCGATCTTGAGATTGAAAAGGGAGAATTTTGTGTGCTTCTGGGGCCGTCCGGTTCCGGGAAATCCACGCTGCTAAACATTATTGGCGGCATTGACGGAGCGGATGCAGGAAGCATTACCATTCAGGGAGAACAGCTGGAGGATATGAATGAAAAGAAGCTTTCCCTCTACCGCAGAAAACATCTGGGATATATTTTTCAGATGTATAATCTGATCCCCAATCTGACTGTGAGGGAGAATATTGAAGTTGGTGCTTATTTAAGTGACAGACCGCTGGATGTGGATGAACTGCTGGAGACACTGGGACTTTATGAACATCAGCGGAAGTTTCCGAACCAGCTTTCGGGAGGGCAGCAGCAGAGAACTGCTATTGGACGTGCCATTGTAAAAAATCCGGATATCCTGCTTTGTGATGAGCCTACCGGCGCTCTGGACTACAACACCTCCAAGGAAATCCTGAAGCTGATCGAAACAGTCAATCACAAATACGGAAATACTATAGTCATGGTTACTCATAACGATGGCATCAAGGATATGGCAGACCGTGTGGTAAAGCTTCGTGACGGGATGATCCGCAGAAACTATCAGAATGAGCAGAAGATTCCGGCTGCTGACCTGGAATGGTAA
- a CDS encoding ABC transporter permease, producing the protein MKNPLRKRIPRELKGEFGKYLVVFLLMVLTIGFVSGFLVADGSMLKAYNESFDKYNIENGNFRTAEKIYSSQWKDIEATGVKLYENYYIEEDLDNGSTMRFFKNREKVNKVCLMKGEMPSGQGEIAIDRMYADNNSLKVGDTLIRGEKSWKITGLVALSDYSALFQNNNDSMFDSVKFGVAIVTPEEFENLDQEKLRYNYAWIYDHQPKNEKEEKKVSENLMEDIGKVVALETFVPRYLNQAIIFTGDDMGGDRAMVITLLYIVIVIMAFVFGITISNTIRKEAGVIGTLRASGYTRRELILHYMTLPVLVTLVGALIGNILGYTVFKGVCADIYYGSYSLPTYVTVWNADAFLLTTVVPVIIMILIDYAVLWYRLKLSPLKFLRRDFSGKRQKRAVYLSPKIGIFSRFRLRVIFQNVSNYLVLFVGVIFANLLLFFGMLLPSTLDHYQMEIQENMLAKYQYILSVPASAYSGNKADAMNSLLEYYTDIRTDNKDAEKFSAYSLNTMPGKYKSEEITLYGVEPDSKYIRADLSGEGVYISSAYADKFRIKEGDTITLKEKYEKDEYSFKVDGIYDYAASLCVFMERDKLNEAFDLEDDYFGGYFSDTEIRDIPSKYIGSVIDLEALTKISRQLDVSMGDMMGMMYGFSVIIFLVVIYLLSKVIIEKNAQSISMTKILGYTNGEISRLYILSTSLVVVFCLLLSLPVERQIMEVLFREMMLSSISGWITMWVDPMIYVKMTAIGIAAYAVVAVLEFRRIRHVPMDEALKNVE; encoded by the coding sequence ATGAAGAATCCTTTACGTAAACGTATCCCCAGGGAACTGAAGGGGGAATTTGGAAAATATCTGGTGGTTTTCCTGCTGATGGTATTGACCATCGGGTTTGTGTCCGGCTTTCTGGTAGCCGATGGAAGCATGCTGAAGGCTTATAATGAGAGCTTTGATAAATATAACATCGAAAACGGAAATTTTCGTACTGCGGAAAAGATTTACAGTTCTCAGTGGAAGGATATTGAAGCTACCGGTGTTAAGCTTTATGAGAACTACTATATAGAAGAAGATCTGGATAACGGAAGCACCATGCGTTTTTTTAAAAACCGTGAGAAGGTGAATAAGGTCTGCCTGATGAAGGGAGAAATGCCGTCAGGGCAGGGCGAGATCGCCATTGACCGTATGTATGCGGATAACAACAGTCTTAAGGTAGGAGATACCCTGATCAGAGGTGAAAAATCCTGGAAGATCACAGGCCTGGTGGCACTTTCGGATTACAGTGCCCTGTTTCAGAATAATAATGATTCCATGTTTGATTCTGTAAAGTTTGGTGTGGCGATCGTAACTCCGGAGGAATTTGAAAACCTGGATCAGGAAAAGCTCCGGTACAATTATGCATGGATATATGATCATCAGCCAAAGAACGAAAAAGAGGAGAAGAAGGTTTCTGAAAATCTCATGGAAGACATTGGCAAAGTGGTAGCTCTGGAAACCTTTGTCCCACGTTATCTTAACCAGGCGATCATTTTCACCGGTGATGATATGGGCGGAGACAGGGCAATGGTCATCACGCTTCTTTATATTGTGATCGTGATCATGGCTTTTGTGTTTGGAATTACCATCAGCAATACGATCCGAAAGGAAGCCGGTGTTATCGGTACGTTACGTGCATCCGGTTATACCAGGCGTGAGCTGATCCTTCATTATATGACGCTTCCGGTTCTGGTCACACTGGTCGGTGCCCTGATTGGAAATATTCTTGGATATACCGTATTTAAGGGTGTATGTGCAGACATATATTACGGGAGCTATAGTCTGCCGACTTATGTGACAGTATGGAATGCAGATGCCTTTCTTCTGACAACCGTAGTTCCGGTCATCATTATGATACTGATCGATTATGCGGTGCTCTGGTACCGCCTGAAGCTTTCGCCTCTGAAGTTCCTGAGAAGGGATTTTTCCGGGAAAAGACAGAAACGCGCGGTGTATTTAAGTCCGAAGATCGGAATTTTTTCCAGGTTTCGCCTCCGGGTGATCTTTCAGAATGTCAGCAATTATCTGGTGCTGTTTGTGGGAGTCATTTTTGCAAATTTGCTGCTGTTTTTCGGCATGCTCCTGCCGTCTACGCTGGATCATTATCAGATGGAGATCCAGGAGAATATGCTGGCGAAATACCAGTACATACTTTCGGTTCCGGCAAGTGCCTATTCAGGAAATAAAGCGGATGCCATGAATTCTCTTCTGGAATATTATACGGATATCAGAACGGACAATAAAGATGCGGAAAAATTTTCTGCATATTCCCTGAATACCATGCCTGGTAAATATAAAAGTGAGGAGATCACTCTCTATGGTGTGGAGCCGGATAGCAAGTATATCCGTGCAGATCTTTCGGGAGAGGGTGTTTATATTTCCAGTGCTTATGCAGATAAATTCCGGATCAAGGAGGGCGATACCATAACTTTGAAGGAAAAATACGAGAAGGATGAGTATTCCTTTAAAGTAGATGGAATCTATGATTATGCGGCAAGCCTCTGTGTATTTATGGAAAGAGATAAACTGAATGAGGCGTTTGATCTTGAAGATGATTATTTTGGAGGATATTTCTCTGATACAGAGATCCGGGATATCCCTTCAAAATATATCGGCTCTGTCATTGATCTGGAAGCTCTTACAAAAATATCCAGGCAGCTGGATGTCTCCATGGGAGATATGATGGGAATGATGTATGGATTTTCCGTGATCATTTTCCTGGTGGTGATCTATCTGCTTTCCAAGGTCATCATCGAAAAAAATGCCCAGTCGATTTCCATGACCAAGATCCTGGGCTATACAAATGGTGAGATCAGCCGTTTGTATATACTTTCCACATCACTTGTGGTGGTGTTCTGCCTGCTATTAAGCCTTCCGGTTGAACGGCAGATCATGGAAGTGCTGTTCCGCGAGATGATGCTTTCCAGTATTTCGGGATGGATTACCATGTGGGTGGATCCCATGATCTATGTGAAAATGACAGCGATCGGAATCGCAGCCTATGCAGTGGTAGCAGTGCTGGAATTCCGGAGGATCCGTCATGTGCCCATGGATGAAGCACTGAAAAATGTGGAATAA